One part of the Magallana gigas chromosome 5, xbMagGiga1.1, whole genome shotgun sequence genome encodes these proteins:
- the LOC105318849 gene encoding cocaine esterase, with protein MVFLLWILFSVANGIVFENGIVETLHGRIQGSLRAEEGFRVYQFLKVPYAQPPVGALRFSKPAPVLAWKHTLNATQHGPSCIQKISNSYRKFLPNMDISEDCLYMNIYVPTSDEKANNFSVMVYVHGGGYYTKSANLHDGARMSALGGVIVITINYRLGMFGFLSTEDEQSPGNYGLWDQLEALKWVNKNIGYFGGVASRVTLFGHSAGGYSIGLHLLSKHSYGFFQRAIAMSGLGLNRRAVTHGAKDAAFRVAQYAGCYNDYNNVKNSSVFQNSSFILQCLRFKSPHEIMAATRKMRTSYHKYDFIMRPGAVVDNDFLKGTPESILDNKDSDGFRTFVSVDVMAGTNDEDGWLLKSKLDKMQQTYQFNLDDGVPVNAMCDGVIKEVVRDYFDSNSAIANKICQRYLRNSSIEAQGHSTLDMYGDMFYASPAVKTLREHRMGLRHLGNPNHKKTYNFIFSHKPSFPVISSRRKWLTGAQHGDETWFIFRNKNFNYTKEEEKLNDNFVKYLTNFAKSGDPSAEALEIYWPPFDIETESYLNINRSFSIGHHLFRDRMTFWLEELPSLQRSLSSSTGSDPQHRLLSLTFLLTILICFVICF; from the exons ATGGTTTTCCTTTTGTGGATTCTATTTTCTGTTGCTAACGGAATTGTATTCGAAAATGGTATCGTCGAAACACTGCATGGGCGGATCCAGGGTTCACTGAGAGCAGAAGAAGGGTTCAGGGTTTATCAATTTCTCAAAGTGCCCTATGCCCAACCTCCTGTTGGAGCTTTAAGGTTTAGTAAGCCAGCGCCAGTACTAGCGTGGAAACACACACTGAATGCCACTCAACATGGTCCTTCGTGTATCCAGAAAATAAGCAACTCGTACAGGAAATTTCTACCAAATATGGATATATCAGAAGATTGtttgtacatgaatatatacGTGCCGACATCGGATGAAAAAGCTAACAATTTCTCTGTCATGGTCTATGTCCACGGCGGGGGATATTATACAAAGTCCGCTAATTTACACGATGGAGCTAGAATGTCCGCTCTAGGGGGAGTAATAGTGATAACTATTAACTACAGACTTGGAATGTTTGGTTTCCTGAGTACTGAAGATGAACAGTCTCCCGGAAATTACGGTCTCTGGGACCAACTCGAGGCCCTTAAGTGGGTCAATAAGAACATTGGATATTTCGGCGGGGTTGCCTCACGTGTGACGTTATTTGGTCATTCGGCTGGAGGTTACAGTATAGGGCTCCATCTTCTTTCTAAACACTCTTATGGTTTCTTCCAAAGAGCAATCGCAATGAGTGGACTGGGATTAAACAGACGAGCTGTAACCCACGGCGCCAAAGACGCTGCTTTCCGCGTAGCTCAATATGCAGGATGTTACAATGATTATAACAATGTAAAAAACAGCAGCGTATTCCAAAACTcttcttttattttacaatgtttgcGATTCAAGTCTCCACATGAAATAATGGCAGCCACTCGGAAAATGCGAACCAGCTACCACAAATACGACTTCATTATGAGACCAGGAGCTGTTGTAGACAATGACTTTCTGAAAGGAACTCCAGAATCCATTCTAGATAACAAAGACTCCGATGGGTTCCGAACCTTCGTTAGTGTTGATGTTATGGCGGGAACTAATGATGAAGATGGATGGTTGTTGAAATCAAAGTTAGACAAAATGCAACAGACGTATCAGTTTAACCTAGATGATGGAGTACCAGTAAATGCGATGTGTGATGGTGTCATAAAAGAAGTGGTCCGAGACTATTTTGACTCCAACTCCGCCATCGCAAACAAAATATGTCAAAGGTATTTACGAAACAGTTCAATAGAAGCCCAAGGTCATTCAACTCTCGACATGTATGGCGACATGTTTTACGCCTCCCCAGCTGTCAAGACACTGAGAGAGCACCGAATGGGCCTCAGACATTTAGGTAACCCAAATCATAAGAAAacctataattttattttctcacACAAACCCAGTTTTCCAGTCATTTCTTCTCGCCGGAAGTGGCTAACCGGGGCACAACATGGCGACGAAACGTGGTTCATCTTCAGAAATAAAAACTTCAACTATACCAAAGAAGAGGagaaattaaatgataattttgtaaaatacctAACTAACTTTGCAAAATCCGG AGACCCCAGTGCTGAGGCTCTAGAGATCTACTGGCCTCCATTCGATATTGAGACAGAGAGCTATCTGAACATCAACAGATCCTTTTCAATAGGACATCACCTGTTCAGGGACCGAATGACGTTCTGGCTGGAGGAACTACCCTCCCTACAGAGGTCTTTGTCGTCCTCCACTGGGTCCGACCCCCAACACCGTCTGCTGTCCTTGACCTTTCTACTGACAATTTTAATATGCTTCGTTATTTGCTTTTGA